A genome region from Hoplias malabaricus isolate fHopMal1 chromosome 8, fHopMal1.hap1, whole genome shotgun sequence includes the following:
- the mfsd2aa gene encoding sodium-dependent lysophosphatidylcholine symporter 1-A, producing MARGEGVEQFPATLLPPVKHITQDGIKITKEKEKKKGNLSVCSKFCYAIGGAPYQITGSALGFFLQIFLLDVAQLEPFYASIILFVGRAWDAVTDPTVGFLVSRSPWTRHGRMMPWILISTPFAVICYFLIWVVPPVEKGKVVWYLIFYCLFQSLQTCFHVPYSALTMFISSEQKERDSATAYRMTIEILGSVIGTAVQGQIVGGANAECINHTSTLNNSVIHLSSEINASHITLDDTKNAYMLASGVIVIIYVLCAVVLFLGVSEKKDLKVLKAAEPLSFLDGLRLLQGHGPYVRLVMGFLFTSLAFMLMEGNFALFITYTLGFRKDFQNILLVIMLSGTLTIPLWQLFLTRFGKKTAVYIGISWAIPFMILVVCIDSNLTVSYIVSLAAGFSVAAAYLLPWSMLPDVVDDFKVQHPNTQGHEAIFYSFYVFFTKFASGISLGISTLSLHFAGYVTRGCVQPDSVHLTLKLLVSAVPISLIILGLIIFKTYPINEKRREKNRSQLRALLQDGKEQDSETSEESSEPSIV from the exons ATGGCGAGAGGAGAAGGGGTTGAACAGTTTCCCGCCACTCTGTTACCTCCAGTAAAACATATAACGCAAGATGGAATTAAAATCACCAAG gagaaagaaaagaagaaaggaaatctgtctgtctgcagtAAATTCTGTTATGCCATTGGAGGGGCACCATATCAGATAACAGGAAGTGCTCTAGGCTTCTTCCTGCAGATCTTCCTACTGGATGTGGCTCAG TTGGAACCTTTCTACGCATCCATAATTCTGTTTGTGGGGAGGGCTTGGGACGCTGTGACAGACCCCACTGTTGGCTTCTTGGTCAGCAGGAGCCCCTGGACACGACATGGACGAATGATGCCCTG GATTTTGATTTCAACGCCATTTGCAGTGATCTGTTATTTTTTAATCTGGGTGGTTCCTCCAGTGGAGAAAGGAAAAGTGGTCTGGTACTTGATCTTCTACTGTCTTTTCCAGTCCCTGCAGACA TGTTTCCATGTGCCTTACTCTGCTCTCACAATGTTCATCAGCtctgagcagaaagagagagattctgCCACAGCCTATC GTATGACTATAGAGATTTTAGGTTCTGTAATTGGAACTGCCGTTCAGGGTCAAATTGTTGGTGGAGCCAATGCAGAGTGTATAAACCACACCTCCACCCTGAACAACAGTGTTATACATCTAAGCTCTGAGATCAATGCCTCTCACATCACATTGGATGATACG AAAAATGCATATATGTTAGCATCTGGTGTGATTGTCATCATCTACGTGCTCTGTGCTGTAGTGCTCTTTCTGGGAGTTTCAGAGAAAAAAG atttgaAAGTTTTGAAAGCAGCTGAGCCTTTGTCGTTTTTGGATGGTTTGCGACTGCTGCAGGGACATGGACCATATGTCAGACTGGTCATGGGCTTCCTCTTCACCTCACTGGCCTTTATG ttaatgGAAGGAAACTTTGCTTTGTTCATCACCTACACACTTGGATTTCGCAAGGACTTCCAAAATATCCTGCTGGTCATAATG CTCTCAGGTACTCTCACCATTCCTCTGTGGCAGCTCTTTCTCACTCGTTTTGGCAAAAAAACTGCTGTCTACATTGGCATCTCA TGGGCAATTCCCTTCATGATCCTGGTGGTGTGTATTGACAGTAATCTCACCGTGTCCTACATCGTTTCTCTGGCAGCAGGTTTCAGTGTCGCTGCAGCCTACCTTTTGCCTTG GTCAATGCTTCCAGACGTTGTGGATGATTTTAAAGTGCAGCATCCAAACACTCAAGGACATGAGGCCATTTTCTACTCATTCTACGTTTTCTTCACCAAGTTCGCCTCTGGAATCTCTCTCGGCATCTCAACACTCAGTTTACA TTTTGCAGGGTATGTGACGCGAGGCTGTGTCCAGCCTGATTCAGTGCATTTAACCTTGAAGTTGCTGGTATCTGCTGTCCCGATCAGCCTCATCATACTTGGGCTCATCATCTTCAAAACGTACCCCATCAATGAGAAGCGCAGAGAGAAAAACCGCAGCCAGCTTCGAGCTCTCTTACA GGATGGCAAAGAACAAGACTCTGAAACTTCTGAAGAGTCATCAGAACCAAGTAtagtttaa